A genomic stretch from Juglans microcarpa x Juglans regia isolate MS1-56 chromosome 3S, Jm3101_v1.0, whole genome shotgun sequence includes:
- the LOC121257304 gene encoding 5'-deoxynucleotidase hdd1, translated as MLKTKIITKNHRNRLFVPVSASMAVNPSTRCPPPLHWRPIPSRPNLAFFNRSSSPGPGFFNEAPCPRLVSVRSHKPGPDGFGAKKSLDLQESEASIGSSASHSSSSAIDFLTLCHRLKTTKRKGWINHGIKGPESIADHMYRMAVMALIAGDLPGVNRERCIKIAIVHDIAEAIVGDITPSDGVPKEEKSRMEQAALNEMCKVLGGGMRAEEIKELWREYENNSSLEANLVKDFDKVEMILQALEYETEHGKVLDEFFLSTAGKFQTELGKNWAAEIISRRNSRLANRHK; from the exons atgcttaaaacaaaaataataacgaAAAACCACCGCAACAGGTTGTTTGTTCCGGTCTCTGCATCGATGGCGGTGAATCCCTCGACGCGCTGCCCGCCCCCGCTGCACTGGCGGCCTATTCCTTCTCGCCCGAATCTCGCTTTCTTCAACAGGAGCTCGTCTCCGGGACCCGGTTTTTTCAACGAGGCCCCTTGCCCGAGGCTCGTATCCGTTCGTTCGCACAAGCCTGGTCCAGACGGGTTCGGGGCCAAGAAGTCGTTGGATTTGCAGGAGTCCGAAGCTTCGATCGGATCTTCGGCTTCGCACTCGTCTTCTTCTGCGATTGATTTTCTTACATTGTGCCATCGCCTTAAG ACCACAAAAAGGAAAGGATGGATCAATCATGGGATAAAGGGTCCCGAGTCAATTGCTGACCATATGTACCGCATGGCTGTGATGGCTTTGATTGCTGGTGACCTTCCTGGTGTGAATAGGGAAAG GTGTATTAAGATAGCAATTGTGCATGATATTGCAGAAG CTATTGTTGGAGATATAACACCCTCTGATGGTGTgcccaaagaagaaaagagcaGAATGGAGCAGGCAGCTTTAAATGAAATGTGCAAAGTTCTTGGTGGAGGAATGAGAG CTGAAGAGATCAAAGAACTTTGGCgggaatatgaaaataattcatCTTTAGAAGCTAATCTTGTGAAAGATTTTGACAAA GTTGAAATGATATTGCAAGCACTAGAGTATGAAACCG AACATGGGAAGGTGCTGGATGAGTTTTTCCTTTCAACTGCAG GAAAGTTTCAGACGGAGTTAGGAAAGAATTGGGCTGCTGAAATCATTTCGAGAAGAAATTCAAGGTTGGCAAACCGGCATAAATGA